In Fibrobacter sp. UWH6, a single genomic region encodes these proteins:
- the bioA gene encoding adenosylmethionine--8-amino-7-oxononanoate transaminase: MKNASELLEFDAGHLWHPYAALRNTPARFLARSAQGTTIETADGLKLIDAVSSWWCVAHGHNCPEIVEAIRKQSEKMCHVMFGGFTHEPAIELGERLVKFLPKGLNKIFYADSGSISVECAAKMAVQYQFAKGHPEKCKLVALKGGYHGDTAGAMALSDPDGMHTLFRGIMPHHYFAERPNCRADEPWDDRDFASMEQVVAEHEGEIAAIICEPVFQGGNGMWLYNAGYLKRLRKLCDEKGILLIFDEIAAGFYRTGPRWGMEHAWGTPGAAGKDCAADVLPDIMTIGKALTGGHMTMAACVASEMVADVITNSKISAFMHGPTYMANPLACAAAIASLDLFENRDYASRVAAIEKRLRANLEPLRNLENAADVRVLGAIGCLELKAIPTSDDILRVIKETGVWLRPFCNYVYTMPPLITSDSEVDRICEAIKMIGQCEPGPVSDDEFHE, translated from the coding sequence ATGAAAAACGCCAGCGAACTTCTTGAATTTGATGCGGGTCACTTGTGGCATCCTTATGCAGCATTACGCAACACGCCGGCCAGATTTTTGGCACGTTCCGCACAGGGAACCACCATCGAAACCGCTGACGGCTTAAAACTGATTGACGCCGTTTCTAGCTGGTGGTGTGTAGCCCACGGTCACAACTGCCCCGAAATTGTTGAAGCCATTCGCAAGCAAAGCGAAAAGATGTGCCATGTGATGTTTGGCGGTTTCACCCACGAGCCCGCCATCGAACTGGGCGAACGTCTGGTGAAGTTTTTGCCCAAGGGCCTGAACAAGATTTTCTACGCCGACTCCGGAAGCATTTCTGTGGAGTGCGCCGCCAAAATGGCGGTACAGTACCAGTTTGCAAAAGGCCACCCGGAAAAGTGCAAGCTGGTCGCTTTAAAGGGCGGCTACCACGGCGACACTGCAGGTGCAATGGCCTTAAGCGACCCCGATGGAATGCACACCCTGTTCCGCGGCATCATGCCCCACCACTACTTTGCGGAACGCCCTAACTGCCGCGCCGACGAACCATGGGACGACCGCGACTTCGCCTCTATGGAGCAGGTGGTTGCGGAACACGAAGGTGAAATTGCAGCCATTATCTGCGAACCTGTTTTCCAGGGCGGAAACGGCATGTGGCTTTATAACGCAGGCTACCTGAAGAGACTGCGCAAGCTTTGCGACGAAAAAGGCATTCTGCTGATTTTTGATGAAATCGCCGCAGGCTTTTACCGTACCGGCCCCCGCTGGGGCATGGAACACGCCTGGGGTACCCCGGGTGCCGCGGGCAAAGATTGCGCCGCAGACGTGCTGCCGGACATCATGACTATCGGCAAGGCTCTTACGGGCGGTCACATGACCATGGCCGCATGTGTCGCTTCTGAAATGGTGGCCGACGTCATTACCAACAGCAAGATTTCCGCATTCATGCACGGCCCCACCTATATGGCAAACCCGCTGGCCTGCGCCGCAGCAATTGCCTCCCTGGACTTGTTTGAAAATCGTGATTACGCATCCCGCGTAGCCGCCATCGAAAAGCGACTCCGCGCCAACTTGGAACCGCTTCGCAACCTGGAAAACGCCGCAGACGTCCGCGTTCTCGGAGCCATCGGTTGTTTGGAACTGAAGGCTATTCCCACCAGCGACGACATCCTCCGCGTCATCAAGGAAACTGGGGTGTGGCTCCGTCCCTTCTGCAATTACGTTTACACCATGCCGCCCCTCATTACCAGCGATTCCGAAGTGGACCGCATATGCGAAGCCATCAAGATGATCGGTCAGTGCGAACCTGGCCCCGTCAGCGACGACGAATTCCACGAGTAA
- a CDS encoding 6-carboxyhexanoate--CoA ligase — translation MDYYSLKMRASQDVEETGADGSRNIREQHISGAERIVSRDAVEYVCQAMVRRAMTHSKGDPDKINIKIEKVAEEDIQILDALPVTRIDVNTWQEGLDKAFELVGEAAAGVREKLPELLRATYSMRGAMLYDIRTGERLEPNKERGVRATYMDALQTNAVDDREPCGTASTNKNHFNEAIVLATKVANAPGMVAELCISDDPEYVTGYVASKELGYVRIMKLKEMGSPDGGRIFLFDSSKASAEECIDFLQKKKVLVRCP, via the coding sequence ATGGATTACTACAGCTTGAAAATGCGTGCTTCCCAGGATGTGGAAGAAACTGGTGCAGACGGCAGCCGCAATATTCGCGAGCAACATATTTCCGGTGCAGAACGCATCGTATCTCGAGATGCTGTAGAATACGTTTGCCAGGCTATGGTACGCCGCGCCATGACTCATTCTAAAGGTGATCCAGACAAGATTAACATCAAGATCGAAAAGGTTGCCGAAGAAGACATCCAGATTTTGGATGCGCTGCCCGTTACCCGCATCGATGTGAATACTTGGCAGGAGGGTCTTGATAAGGCTTTTGAACTTGTGGGAGAAGCCGCTGCTGGCGTCCGCGAAAAGCTGCCGGAACTGCTTCGCGCTACCTACTCCATGCGCGGCGCCATGCTGTACGACATCCGCACCGGTGAACGTCTGGAACCCAACAAGGAACGTGGGGTTCGCGCCACCTACATGGATGCACTGCAGACTAACGCTGTTGACGACCGGGAGCCCTGCGGAACCGCTTCCACCAATAAGAATCATTTTAACGAAGCCATTGTTCTCGCCACAAAGGTGGCAAACGCCCCCGGCATGGTTGCAGAACTTTGCATCAGCGACGACCCGGAATATGTTACCGGTTATGTAGCCAGCAAGGAACTGGGCTATGTACGAATCATGAAGCTAAAGGAAATGGGCAGCCCCGATGGCGGCCGCATTTTCCTTTTCGACTCCAGCAAGGCCTCCGCCGAAGAATGCATTGACTTCTTACAAAAGAAAAAAGTGCTGGTGCGCTGCCCTTAA
- a CDS encoding MFS transporter — protein MFTLKPHAGIPRSLTLMLAIMAGISVANIYYCQPLLNMIRMDMGLSEFHVNLMPVLTQVGYALGLLFIVPLGDMIDRRHIVLVNFSLLIFALITIYFSKNEGMLLAGSFVTGICSVTPQIFIPMVSLFSKSDEKELKTGMVLSGLLTGILASRVFSGLIGEWFGWRSMFLIAAAMMLISTAIVFKALPNVPTTYRGTFFTMLKSIGELFLRFPQARIFSIRSGFAFGSFLALWACLAFRMKQAPFFQDSKAVGLLGLCGIAGALTASRIGKYIKRYGVEKFCNAGSLLMAAAWATFYFGNSSYAAIVVGIILIDIGMQFIQLGNQSSVMKLCPEATSRMNTIFMTIYFIGGSLGTFLAGTFWTLWGWNGTVLAGLLLTALSFGTTLISYCRK, from the coding sequence ATGTTCACCCTTAAGCCACACGCAGGAATTCCCCGCTCCTTGACTTTGATGCTAGCCATTATGGCGGGCATTTCTGTGGCCAACATTTATTATTGCCAGCCCCTGCTGAACATGATCCGCATGGACATGGGTCTTTCGGAATTCCATGTAAATCTCATGCCGGTGCTAACACAGGTAGGTTATGCGTTAGGCCTGCTTTTCATTGTGCCGCTGGGCGATATGATTGACCGCCGCCACATTGTACTGGTGAATTTTTCCCTGCTGATTTTCGCCCTCATTACCATTTACTTTTCCAAGAACGAAGGAATGCTTCTGGCAGGCTCCTTTGTTACAGGCATCTGCTCCGTGACGCCGCAGATTTTTATTCCCATGGTTTCGCTGTTTTCGAAATCCGACGAAAAGGAACTGAAAACTGGAATGGTGTTGAGCGGACTCCTCACAGGAATTCTTGCCTCCCGCGTGTTCAGCGGTCTTATTGGGGAATGGTTCGGATGGCGCAGCATGTTCCTGATTGCAGCCGCCATGATGCTAATATCTACCGCCATCGTATTCAAGGCATTGCCCAACGTACCCACCACCTATCGCGGCACATTTTTCACCATGCTGAAATCCATCGGGGAACTTTTCCTCCGATTCCCTCAGGCAAGAATTTTCAGCATCCGCTCCGGATTCGCTTTCGGGTCTTTTCTTGCGCTATGGGCATGTCTCGCTTTCCGAATGAAGCAAGCGCCGTTCTTCCAGGACAGCAAAGCTGTTGGACTTCTGGGACTTTGCGGTATCGCCGGTGCATTAACAGCCTCTCGCATCGGCAAGTACATCAAGCGTTATGGTGTAGAAAAATTCTGCAACGCCGGAAGCCTTTTGATGGCAGCCGCATGGGCAACCTTCTACTTCGGAAATTCCAGTTACGCCGCCATCGTCGTAGGCATTATCCTCATCGATATCGGCATGCAGTTTATCCAGCTGGGCAACCAAAGTTCCGTGATGAAACTTTGCCCCGAAGCCACCAGCCGCATGAACACCATCTTCATGACCATCTATTTCATTGGCGGTTCCCTCGGAACATTCCTGGCAGGAACCTTCTGGACACTCTGGGGCTGGAACGGAACAGTGCTGGCAGGCCTATTGCTTACCGCACTGTCTTTTGGGACGACGTTGATTAGTTACTGCAGAAAATAA
- a CDS encoding carbohydrate-binding protein, producing MKRFMVCAGLTLVMGFGVANATRQMENLDRGLVAVKTSGGVYLSWRVLGTDGNTTGFNLYRDGAKIASFDGKAASNYTDAQGTSASKYYVRPVVNGVEKSADKTVSVWGSQQLVVNLDRPAGGSDYTYSPNDIAVGDVDGDGEYELILKWDPSNSKDNSQKGKTGNVFVDCYKFNGKKLWRIDLGVNIRAGAHYTQILVGDYDSDGKAEVAMKTAPGTKDGSGKYISKGAAASETNHTKDYRNSNGYILGGNEYLTLFNGETGVELATVNYNPARGTVSSWGDSYGNRVDRFLATNAYLDGQKPSMVFQRGYYTRMAIAAYDWDGKTLSQRWYYNAATKGGECYGMGNHNLSAGDVDGDGFDEIIEGACAIDHNGKFMYRTGKGHGDAMHLGDLDPDHEGLEVWEVHEEKPYGYDLHDARTGAILWSSNSDADNGRGLAADVDSTSRGYEMWSTADGNVYSAKGKVLGSRYSVNFRIYWDGDLQDELLDGNKISKWNYSSKKFGDLMTLEGNSCNSTKATPNFSGDLFGDWREEVILHDGASKLYVYTTTIPTTHRLYTLAHDPIYRLGMSWQNTAYNQPPHLGFWLGAGADKAPTPDIMLVGGEAGPRIPAIQKQGAGSSFQTIMLGDAITEYAFGYSNCDGLTITGLPDGVTAKLDATNSRYVIGGTPTKAGVYEINIVTKGGSDEVEPATRTASITVLAEAKIENSAVSVLSSIEAGVPTDGVGVCETTNGGFVGDCYFNFDNIVTSYGIWNLYSPSAQEGVTLVLRYAHGKTDTRKMELFVNDESYGVATFPPTADWTTWDSVAIKISLNKGVNVLKLQSVSEQGGPNIDQLEFDMKGIVLATDESIVDEDPFEDSSENPGDDSAGEKSDDSSDDLEDPQVIANSLHLQNAGMAQVQVFDLQGHRVASFNAEYAGEVLNAKPHMSGLPNGIYFLQAKVNHQVLRMKMIHNK from the coding sequence ATGAAAAGGTTTATGGTGTGTGCAGGCCTTACGCTTGTAATGGGTTTTGGTGTTGCAAACGCAACTCGTCAAATGGAAAATCTGGATCGCGGCCTGGTGGCTGTGAAGACTAGCGGGGGAGTTTACCTCAGTTGGCGCGTTTTGGGTACCGACGGCAATACCACTGGTTTTAACCTCTATCGTGATGGCGCAAAAATCGCAAGCTTCGATGGAAAAGCCGCCAGCAATTATACGGATGCTCAAGGTACAAGCGCTAGTAAGTATTATGTACGCCCGGTTGTGAACGGCGTTGAAAAATCTGCAGACAAGACTGTCTCTGTGTGGGGTTCCCAGCAGCTGGTTGTTAATCTGGATCGCCCCGCGGGTGGTTCCGATTATACTTACAGCCCTAACGATATCGCCGTAGGTGATGTAGATGGCGATGGCGAATATGAACTGATTTTGAAGTGGGATCCTAGCAATTCCAAGGACAATTCCCAGAAGGGAAAGACCGGCAACGTGTTTGTGGATTGCTATAAGTTCAATGGCAAAAAACTTTGGCGCATTGACCTAGGCGTAAATATTCGCGCAGGTGCTCACTATACCCAGATTCTGGTGGGCGACTACGATAGCGATGGCAAGGCTGAAGTGGCCATGAAAACAGCCCCTGGCACAAAGGATGGTTCCGGCAAGTACATTAGCAAGGGCGCTGCCGCCAGCGAAACAAACCACACCAAGGATTACCGCAATTCCAACGGCTACATTCTGGGCGGTAATGAATATTTGACTTTGTTCAATGGCGAGACCGGTGTGGAATTGGCTACGGTCAATTACAATCCCGCTCGCGGAACAGTTTCCAGCTGGGGCGATTCCTACGGCAACCGCGTAGACCGTTTCCTGGCAACTAACGCCTATTTGGATGGACAGAAACCCAGCATGGTTTTCCAGCGTGGTTACTACACCCGTATGGCAATTGCCGCTTACGACTGGGACGGAAAAACTTTGAGCCAGCGTTGGTATTACAATGCCGCTACCAAGGGCGGCGAATGTTACGGCATGGGCAATCACAATCTTTCTGCAGGTGATGTGGATGGTGATGGCTTTGATGAAATCATCGAAGGTGCTTGCGCCATCGATCATAACGGAAAGTTCATGTACCGTACCGGCAAGGGTCATGGCGACGCCATGCACTTGGGCGACTTGGATCCGGATCACGAAGGCCTTGAAGTATGGGAAGTTCACGAAGAAAAGCCCTACGGATACGACCTGCACGATGCCCGCACCGGAGCAATCCTGTGGAGTTCCAACAGCGATGCTGATAATGGCCGTGGCCTCGCCGCCGACGTAGACAGCACTAGCCGCGGTTATGAAATGTGGAGTACTGCCGATGGCAACGTATATTCCGCAAAAGGTAAAGTTCTGGGAAGTCGCTACTCCGTCAATTTCCGCATCTATTGGGATGGCGACCTTCAGGATGAACTTTTGGATGGAAACAAGATTAGTAAGTGGAATTATTCCAGCAAGAAGTTTGGTGACTTGATGACTTTGGAAGGCAATAGCTGCAATTCCACTAAGGCAACTCCCAACTTCAGCGGAGACCTTTTCGGTGACTGGCGTGAAGAAGTCATCCTTCACGATGGCGCTTCCAAGCTCTACGTTTATACCACGACAATTCCTACCACACATCGCCTTTATACTCTTGCCCATGACCCGATCTATCGCTTGGGAATGAGCTGGCAGAATACCGCCTACAACCAGCCGCCTCATCTCGGTTTCTGGCTGGGTGCTGGTGCCGACAAGGCTCCTACTCCGGACATTATGCTGGTGGGTGGCGAAGCTGGTCCTAGAATTCCTGCCATCCAGAAACAGGGTGCAGGCTCTAGTTTCCAGACCATTATGCTGGGCGACGCCATTACGGAATACGCCTTCGGTTACAGCAACTGCGATGGTCTTACCATCACGGGGTTGCCTGATGGTGTGACTGCAAAGCTGGATGCCACAAACTCCCGTTATGTCATTGGCGGTACTCCTACAAAAGCAGGTGTTTACGAAATCAACATTGTTACCAAGGGTGGTTCCGATGAAGTGGAACCCGCCACACGCACAGCAAGCATTACGGTTCTTGCAGAAGCAAAGATTGAAAATTCCGCAGTGAGCGTTTTGTCCAGCATAGAGGCAGGTGTCCCCACTGATGGCGTTGGCGTTTGCGAAACAACTAACGGTGGCTTTGTTGGTGACTGCTACTTCAATTTCGACAACATTGTTACCAGCTATGGCATCTGGAATTTGTATTCTCCCTCTGCCCAGGAAGGTGTCACTCTGGTTCTCCGCTATGCCCACGGCAAGACGGATACCCGCAAGATGGAACTGTTCGTCAATGATGAAAGCTATGGTGTCGCCACATTCCCGCCTACCGCAGATTGGACAACCTGGGATTCCGTGGCAATCAAGATTTCACTGAATAAGGGCGTGAATGTTCTGAAGTTGCAATCTGTTTCAGAACAGGGCGGCCCCAATATTGACCAGCTTGAATTTGACATGAAGGGCATTGTGCTTGCAACTGACGAATCCATCGTGGATGAGGATCCCTTTGAAGATTCTTCCGAAAATCCCGGTGACGATTCTGCCGGTGAAAAATCCGACGATTCTTCTGATGATTTGGAAGACCCGCAGGTGATTGCAAACTCCCTGCACCTACAAAATGCAGGAATGGCTCAAGTTCAAGTATTTGATCTGCAAGGGCACCGCGTAGCGTCTTTCAATGCAGAATATGCTGGTGAAGTTCTAAATGCCAAACCTCATATGAGTGGACTTCCTAATGGAATCTATTTCCTGCAGGCAAAAGTGAATCATCAAGTTTTGCGAATGAAAATGATTCACAATAAATAG
- a CDS encoding T9SS type A sorting domain-containing protein, with product MFGLGKFVIVAGTASAIAATPTIKVDFDQSGRNSSEVTEGNYIPWVVTGAISKDTTLSGVKITINKGSAGTALKTNWYKASIQSPYYAKLVGDGVTVDGGNSGGEISLTFSGLSAGTHSLLAYLNNVDAPEAFNYSNIDVYVNGTKKITVKPSNRALTTENAATAYVSFEVTFAGSATIKFVPSTSSATFRNVTLNGFALNVPNSAAQSSGPIPADLNDHAAHNNGDLTLSWTAAVSAKKHQVYFGTDSAAVLAATSKSAEYKGEQTETTFKVTGTNPLNSYFWRVDEVDANGTITKGDVWKFRIGRLAFEGAEGYGRNAVGGRGGKIVYVTNLNDSGVGSFREAVTNDIGPRTIVFKVAGVINLKSRLVLSSNYVTVAGQTAPGKGITITGAPFGITGNDCVVRFMRVRRGYAATAEEQNRGLDGMGITGANHSIIDHSSISWTTDEAFSSRGAKNITLQRTLISEALNIAGHPNYPAGTAHGYAATIGGDVGSFHHNLLAHNDGRNWSMGGGLDANGNYAGKLDIFNNVVYNWIDRVTDGGAHNVNFVGNYYKEGAATTLHGYTLRAQLEGTGGGTQEYYYHNNVLQAANGSFTCDGSNDNCGREYQKYDKQVLNWTVFVNKPYFESYATIHSAKAAYKDVLSDVGLNRTVIDDHDSRIINEVKTGTYKYTGSIGKKPGIPDRESDVGGLENYPSVSMADDFDSDADGLPDWWENMYGLNATSAKGDFSDANKDRLGDGWTELERYLEWLARANFTFEKGETQTIDLSQYTKGYDSGTYTLSNIPSGVTATVSGSKMTVKLSDTFAGVGYITFTLKDNAGDTYSRKIGVTQKLAAVSAQDPEPGVITETEEPDDDDDITSVAALKQKAFNVAVQNNIIHLYGLPRNVSISVTDLSGKHLMTSKSIVSVNGSAIVNLNDYSRGSYLVNIRGLSNNGSRVNRSMQVQVR from the coding sequence ATGTTTGGATTGGGTAAATTCGTGATTGTGGCAGGAACCGCTTCCGCCATTGCAGCAACACCTACTATCAAGGTAGATTTTGACCAGAGTGGTCGAAATAGTTCCGAAGTCACTGAGGGCAATTACATCCCCTGGGTAGTTACCGGGGCGATCTCCAAAGACACGACTTTAAGTGGAGTCAAGATTACCATAAACAAGGGCAGTGCGGGAACTGCTCTAAAAACAAACTGGTACAAGGCTTCTATCCAATCGCCCTATTACGCAAAGTTGGTTGGAGATGGCGTCACCGTAGATGGCGGAAATTCCGGTGGAGAAATCAGCCTTACTTTCTCTGGACTTTCTGCAGGAACTCACAGCCTTCTCGCCTACTTGAACAATGTGGACGCGCCCGAAGCCTTTAACTACAGCAATATTGATGTCTACGTCAACGGGACAAAAAAGATAACCGTCAAGCCATCCAATCGAGCCCTCACCACAGAGAACGCTGCAACAGCCTACGTTTCCTTTGAGGTAACTTTTGCAGGCAGCGCCACCATCAAGTTCGTTCCCAGCACATCCAGCGCAACATTTCGCAACGTGACTCTTAACGGATTCGCCTTGAATGTTCCCAATTCCGCAGCACAATCTTCCGGCCCGATTCCTGCTGATTTAAACGATCATGCCGCCCACAATAATGGGGACTTGACCTTGTCCTGGACGGCAGCAGTTTCCGCAAAGAAACATCAGGTTTATTTCGGTACCGATTCTGCCGCAGTACTTGCTGCAACTTCAAAGAGCGCAGAATACAAAGGCGAACAAACCGAAACAACATTCAAGGTCACTGGAACGAATCCTCTAAACTCCTATTTCTGGCGCGTTGACGAAGTGGATGCCAACGGCACCATCACCAAGGGCGATGTCTGGAAATTCCGCATCGGGCGTTTGGCTTTTGAAGGTGCTGAAGGTTATGGGCGCAATGCAGTGGGCGGCCGCGGCGGAAAAATCGTCTATGTTACCAACCTGAATGATTCCGGCGTAGGCTCCTTTCGCGAAGCTGTTACCAATGACATCGGCCCCCGCACCATCGTGTTCAAGGTGGCAGGCGTTATCAATTTGAAATCCCGTTTGGTACTAAGCAGTAACTATGTGACTGTAGCAGGCCAGACGGCACCCGGCAAGGGCATTACTATTACAGGCGCTCCCTTCGGTATTACCGGTAACGATTGCGTTGTCCGCTTTATGCGAGTGCGTCGCGGATATGCCGCTACCGCCGAAGAACAGAACCGCGGTCTTGACGGCATGGGAATCACTGGCGCAAACCATAGCATTATTGACCATTCTTCTATCAGCTGGACTACCGACGAAGCGTTCAGCAGCCGTGGGGCAAAGAACATCACACTGCAGCGCACCCTCATTTCAGAAGCGCTGAATATTGCAGGCCACCCCAATTATCCTGCAGGAACGGCCCACGGGTATGCCGCAACCATCGGGGGCGACGTCGGCAGTTTCCACCACAACCTGTTGGCTCATAATGATGGACGCAACTGGAGTATGGGCGGCGGGCTGGACGCCAACGGCAATTACGCAGGCAAGCTGGACATTTTCAACAATGTGGTTTACAACTGGATTGACCGCGTTACCGATGGCGGCGCACATAACGTGAACTTCGTAGGCAATTACTATAAGGAAGGGGCGGCCACCACATTGCACGGCTACACATTGCGTGCCCAGCTGGAAGGTACCGGCGGCGGAACCCAGGAATACTACTACCATAACAATGTGCTGCAGGCGGCTAACGGTTCCTTTACCTGCGACGGTTCCAATGATAACTGCGGACGCGAATATCAGAAGTACGATAAGCAGGTACTGAACTGGACTGTATTCGTAAATAAGCCCTACTTTGAATCTTACGCCACCATCCATAGCGCAAAAGCAGCCTACAAGGACGTGCTTAGCGACGTAGGCTTAAACCGCACCGTCATCGACGATCACGACTCTCGCATCATTAATGAAGTCAAGACCGGCACCTACAAGTACACCGGTTCCATAGGAAAGAAGCCCGGTATCCCTGATCGCGAAAGCGATGTTGGTGGATTGGAAAATTATCCTAGCGTAAGCATGGCCGATGATTTTGACTCCGATGCAGACGGCCTTCCGGACTGGTGGGAAAATATGTACGGTCTGAATGCAACTTCGGCAAAGGGAGACTTCAGTGACGCCAACAAGGATCGTCTCGGTGATGGCTGGACGGAACTGGAACGCTACCTGGAATGGCTTGCCCGCGCAAACTTCACCTTCGAAAAAGGCGAAACCCAGACCATCGATCTTTCGCAGTACACCAAGGGCTATGACAGCGGCACTTATACCTTGAGCAATATTCCAAGCGGTGTCACAGCAACTGTAAGCGGATCCAAGATGACCGTGAAACTGTCCGACACTTTTGCAGGCGTTGGCTACATTACCTTTACCCTGAAGGACAATGCCGGCGACACCTATTCCCGCAAGATCGGCGTTACCCAGAAATTGGCTGCAGTATCCGCACAGGATCCGGAACCCGGTGTAATTACCGAAACAGAAGAACCCGATGACGATGACGATATCACATCCGTTGCCGCATTGAAACAAAAAGCATTCAATGTCGCCGTCCAGAACAACATTATCCATCTTTACGGATTGCCCCGCAATGTTTCTATCAGTGTGACGGATTTGAGCGGAAAGCACCTAATGACTTCCAAGTCCATCGTTTCTGTAAACGGCTCCGCCATTGTAAACCTGAATGACTATAGCAGAGGCTCCTACCTAGTGAATATCCGCGGCCTTTCCAATAATGGTTCTCGGGTCAATAGAAGCATGCAAGTGCAGGTGAGATAG
- a CDS encoding AAA family ATPase: MKKKNVINLIRYYAEKNDPAFREEAYEIARDFDANGDFQLSEYIMALMSSANAFVPQMHENQMTFFRKMTSSRDSLPLPTPIEKDILGIINAIQRNMGINKFLFQGAPGTGKTESVRQIARILERDLFCVDFDTIIDSKLGQTQKNIAALFDELNRFAHPEKILVLFDEIDAIALDRTSSHDLREMGRATSAILKGFDNLNEKITIIATTNLFKHFDKALSRRFDSIVDFNRYTQDDLQEIAESILNNFLDDFKIVRRNPRLFQKIINLNKKLPCPADLRKIIKADITFSDTNIECDYLKNIYKSFVGKVPDNLQLLQTQGFTVREIEILSGISKSHVSRILNGEGQIKTAPKEHQKCRSLGATNLLFHKPKKKINLAEVYRKAEEDIVWK, from the coding sequence ATGAAAAAGAAGAATGTCATCAATCTGATTCGATATTATGCCGAAAAAAACGACCCCGCATTCCGCGAGGAGGCATACGAAATTGCCCGGGATTTTGACGCAAACGGCGATTTCCAGCTTTCGGAATACATCATGGCTCTCATGTCCAGCGCAAACGCCTTTGTGCCGCAAATGCACGAAAATCAGATGACATTTTTCCGCAAAATGACATCCTCGCGCGATTCGCTGCCGCTCCCCACGCCAATAGAAAAAGACATCCTTGGAATCATCAACGCTATCCAGCGAAACATGGGAATCAACAAGTTCCTATTCCAAGGCGCACCTGGAACAGGCAAGACCGAATCCGTACGGCAAATTGCCCGTATTTTGGAACGCGACCTGTTCTGCGTAGATTTCGACACCATCATCGACAGCAAACTCGGGCAAACGCAAAAAAACATCGCAGCATTATTTGATGAACTGAATCGCTTTGCGCACCCCGAAAAAATCCTTGTTTTGTTCGACGAAATTGACGCCATTGCCCTTGACAGAACCAGTTCCCATGACCTCCGCGAAATGGGTCGCGCCACGTCGGCAATCCTCAAGGGTTTTGACAACCTCAACGAAAAGATTACCATTATCGCCACGACGAACCTTTTTAAGCATTTTGACAAGGCGCTTTCCCGCCGTTTCGATTCCATTGTTGATTTCAATAGATACACTCAGGATGATTTGCAAGAAATTGCAGAATCTATTCTGAACAATTTCCTCGATGATTTCAAAATTGTTAGACGGAACCCTCGTCTCTTCCAAAAAATCATTAACCTGAACAAAAAACTGCCCTGCCCCGCTGATTTAAGAAAAATCATCAAAGCCGACATAACATTCAGCGACACAAACATCGAATGTGACTATCTCAAAAACATTTACAAATCATTCGTCGGCAAAGTTCCAGACAACTTGCAACTATTGCAAACGCAGGGTTTTACCGTTCGCGAAATAGAAATACTCTCCGGCATATCTAAAAGCCATGTATCGCGAATCCTGAATGGCGAGGGGCAAATAAAAACCGCACCTAAGGAACATCAGAAATGCCGTTCTTTGGGTGCAACCAATTTGCTATTTCATAAACCTAAAAAGAAAATCAACCTTGCAGAAGTGTACCGCAAGGCTGAAGAAGATATCGTGTGGAAATAA
- a CDS encoding NYN domain-containing protein: MKSVYPIAVYFDLENIDSKLNLSKLMESIMLEANSADDFEQDGVSPIFAIKMACGNTNAIAKFRNQLGDLNFEIREAVHVANKKNRADLILSLEAFESLYQKSPDVSHYVFITSDTDFTVVMDKLHKYGKKVWLVTRKEDAEKSVFTSCSDKILSIEDYFGEKQPKNEDKLLQFICSQGFSKTDGQKMVNVLESFEKDQWIFSSLFGTKLHSIAKDFSYKGKTLNSQGKFLAKLKEKKIIDIKKEDKQEWFKIV, encoded by the coding sequence ATGAAATCTGTTTATCCTATCGCAGTATATTTTGATCTCGAGAATATTGATTCCAAGCTCAATCTGAGCAAGCTGATGGAATCCATCATGCTGGAGGCAAATTCGGCAGACGACTTTGAGCAGGATGGTGTTTCGCCGATCTTTGCCATAAAAATGGCTTGTGGAAATACAAATGCTATTGCAAAATTCCGTAATCAACTCGGTGATTTGAATTTTGAAATTCGAGAGGCTGTTCATGTTGCCAACAAGAAGAATCGCGCCGACTTGATTCTTTCGCTGGAGGCTTTTGAAAGCCTATATCAAAAATCTCCAGATGTGAGTCATTATGTGTTCATAACATCAGACACCGACTTTACCGTTGTCATGGACAAATTGCACAAGTACGGTAAAAAGGTTTGGCTCGTGACCCGTAAGGAAGATGCCGAAAAGTCCGTGTTTACAAGTTGTTCGGACAAGATTCTTTCCATAGAAGATTATTTTGGCGAAAAACAGCCCAAGAACGAAGACAAGCTTCTTCAATTCATTTGCAGCCAGGGCTTCTCAAAAACGGACGGACAGAAGATGGTCAATGTCCTGGAATCATTTGAAAAAGACCAATGGATTTTCTCGAGCCTCTTTGGAACCAAACTCCATAGCATTGCCAAAGACTTCTCGTACAAGGGCAAGACTCTAAACAGTCAGGGCAAGTTCCTTGCAAAACTTAAAGAAAAGAAGATTATCGATATCAAGAAAGAAGATAAGCAGGAATGGTTTAAGATCGTTTAG